A window of Actinomycetota bacterium contains these coding sequences:
- a CDS encoding pseudouridine synthase, with protein MRLQKVLAAGGVGSRRTAEELIDAGRVRVDGDVVRVQGMRVDPSTARIEVDGERVNVSADHEYLIMNKPSGVLTTADDPQGRPTVLDLVKSRRRLFPVGRLDADTMGLLLLTDNGELAHRLAHPRYEVPRTYVAEVKGNPSPDVLARLTEGVLLEDGPAAAKSVRLMRTTGGRCQVEIVMTEGRKREVRRMFDVVECPVVYLARVAFGTLRLDDLPSGKTRSLTPAEVGRLLESVGL; from the coding sequence GTGCGGTTGCAGAAGGTCTTGGCGGCCGGTGGAGTCGGATCGCGGCGGACCGCCGAGGAGTTGATCGACGCCGGTAGGGTCAGGGTCGACGGCGATGTTGTGCGCGTCCAAGGGATGCGCGTGGATCCGTCGACGGCGCGAATCGAGGTTGACGGCGAGCGAGTGAACGTGTCGGCCGATCACGAGTACCTGATCATGAACAAGCCGTCGGGGGTTCTGACCACGGCGGACGATCCTCAGGGTCGTCCGACCGTGCTTGATTTGGTGAAGAGTCGCCGCCGGTTGTTCCCCGTGGGCCGGCTCGATGCCGACACGATGGGGCTGCTCCTGCTGACCGACAACGGCGAGTTGGCCCATCGCCTGGCGCATCCTCGTTACGAGGTGCCCAGGACCTATGTAGCAGAGGTCAAGGGGAACCCTTCGCCGGACGTGCTTGCGAGGTTGACCGAGGGGGTCCTGCTGGAGGACGGTCCGGCGGCCGCGAAGTCAGTTCGCCTGATGCGAACCACCGGCGGCCGTTGTCAGGTAGAGATCGTCATGACCGAAGGGCGCAAGCGCGAAGTTCGCCGGATGTTTGATGTCGTGGAGTGCCCGGTTGTCTACCTCGCACGAGTTGCCTTCGGCACGCTTCGACTGGATGATCTTCCTTCAGGGAAGACCCGCTCCTTGACCCCTGCGGAAGTTGGCCGCCTTCTTGAGTCGGTGGGACTCTAA
- the aroH gene encoding chorismate mutase has product MIRGLRGAITLDSDSREQVMDRTSTLIRAMVERNEIESEDIVSVLFTATDDIKSEFPAAAARAIGISQVPLLCAKELSVTDALPLCIRVLMHLYTERSPDQLRHVYLEGARPLRTDLPQ; this is encoded by the coding sequence ATGATAAGAGGACTCCGTGGGGCCATCACCCTAGATTCGGACAGCCGCGAGCAGGTGATGGATCGCACATCGACCCTGATCAGGGCGATGGTCGAGCGCAACGAGATCGAGAGTGAAGACATCGTGAGCGTGTTGTTCACTGCTACGGACGACATCAAGTCCGAGTTTCCGGCCGCAGCCGCACGTGCGATCGGCATCTCGCAGGTGCCACTGCTGTGCGCCAAGGAGCTAAGCGTGACCGACGCTCTTCCACTGTGCATTCGGGTGTTAATGCACCTGTATACCGAGCGTTCCCCAGATCAGCTTCGACACGTGTACCTCGAGGGCGCCCGGCCGCTGCGAACGGACCTTCCGCAATGA
- a CDS encoding prephenate dehydrogenase/arogenate dehydrogenase family protein produces MKAAILGCGLIGGSIGLALKGHPGGPSEIVVFDRELGAARAAVDRGAADRFELSAAAAVAAADVVFVATPVRSIATAVADAVPGLKPGAILTDVGSTKTRVVVEVESLLPAGVFFVGGHPMAGSEQEGIAGARGDLFEGAWWILTPTEGSQPATYQFLHGVLTALGARIMALKPEQHDDLMATVSHLPQLVATTVMNMAADRGKDHAGLLALAAGGFRDVTRVAASNPDIWLDICRDNKDAIVIALGEAANRLLALRDLVQDEDLEGLGDVLAAAREARKSLPGKATEGEAYEIRVPVPDRPGVLAEVTTSVGNLGVNIEGLDITHAEEGGQGFLRLSILGADNTRRVREILQRLGYEPTDTEL; encoded by the coding sequence ATGAAGGCGGCGATCCTTGGGTGCGGTCTGATAGGAGGGTCTATCGGGCTCGCTCTGAAGGGGCATCCCGGCGGACCGTCCGAGATCGTCGTGTTCGATCGTGAACTTGGAGCGGCGCGCGCGGCCGTCGATCGAGGTGCCGCTGATCGCTTTGAGCTGAGCGCCGCGGCTGCGGTCGCCGCGGCTGACGTGGTTTTCGTCGCCACGCCGGTGCGTTCAATCGCCACGGCGGTAGCGGACGCAGTCCCGGGGCTAAAACCTGGCGCAATCCTGACAGATGTTGGCAGCACCAAGACTCGAGTAGTAGTTGAGGTCGAGAGTCTTCTGCCGGCGGGCGTGTTCTTTGTGGGCGGGCATCCCATGGCCGGAAGCGAGCAAGAGGGGATCGCCGGAGCGCGGGGAGACCTGTTCGAGGGGGCTTGGTGGATTCTGACGCCCACAGAGGGCTCTCAGCCGGCCACGTATCAGTTCCTGCACGGAGTCCTGACCGCTCTGGGCGCTCGGATCATGGCTTTGAAGCCTGAACAGCATGACGATCTAATGGCAACCGTGAGTCACCTACCGCAACTGGTCGCGACGACCGTGATGAACATGGCAGCCGACCGAGGCAAGGACCACGCGGGGCTTCTTGCGCTCGCCGCCGGAGGTTTTCGAGACGTCACTCGAGTGGCAGCCAGCAATCCAGACATCTGGCTGGATATCTGTAGGGACAACAAAGACGCCATCGTTATCGCGTTGGGGGAGGCGGCAAATCGCCTGCTTGCGCTGCGCGACCTGGTGCAAGACGAGGATCTAGAGGGGCTCGGGGATGTCCTGGCCGCCGCGCGCGAGGCTCGCAAGAGCTTGCCCGGGAAGGCGACAGAAGGGGAGGCCTACGAGATTCGTGTTCCCGTTCCGGACCGACCAGGTGTTCTCGCGGAAGTGACGACATCAGTAGGGAATCTTGGCGTGAACATTGAAGGCCTCGACATCACCCACGCAGAAGAGGGCGGACAGGGATTCCTCCGGTTGTCCATTCTCGGGGCCGACAACACCCGTCGAGTGCGCGAGATCCTGCAGCGTCTTGGATACGAACCAACGGATACGGAGTTATGA
- the aroA gene encoding 3-phosphoshikimate 1-carboxyvinyltransferase has product MNGFAVTPCKRVDGDVVVPGDKSISHRALLVAAMGEGRMAIRGISPAGDVASSLAAVRQLGVAFNNPTPQLDPLCQGAGSQPYQILADSPGLSGLDAGDLPIDVGNSGTTIRLLLGILAGSRTSSVLLGDASILTRPMLRVVAPLREMGANIEGEDGGRYAPLRVRGTSLRGMAHRLPVPSAQVKSCLLLAGIGASGQTSVWEPARSRDHTERMLRYLGVPVVESLNGLVVKSTRVFNGSLEVPGDLSSAAFLLVAAAILPGSSIRVRDVGVNPTRTGILEVLRAFGAGVDVSNVRDVCGEPVGDVTVTHSSRRAVQVAGPLVVETIDELPLVAVLGAMADDGVTVVRDAAELRVKESDRIEAVVENLRRMGVDCEASSDGFSVRGGTVPRGAAVNPRGDHRIAMAMAVLGLAAAGTTLVHDWGCVAVSYPGFEHALDRVAVR; this is encoded by the coding sequence ATGAACGGCTTTGCAGTGACTCCGTGCAAGCGTGTCGACGGAGACGTCGTTGTCCCCGGGGACAAGTCAATCTCGCACCGTGCACTGTTAGTGGCGGCCATGGGTGAGGGGCGAATGGCGATCCGAGGGATTTCGCCGGCTGGCGATGTCGCGTCTTCTCTTGCCGCCGTCCGGCAACTCGGTGTCGCATTCAACAACCCTACACCTCAACTAGACCCTCTGTGTCAGGGTGCTGGGTCTCAACCTTACCAAATCCTGGCAGATTCGCCTGGTCTGAGTGGCCTTGACGCTGGAGATCTTCCGATTGACGTGGGCAATTCGGGCACGACGATTCGCCTGCTGCTTGGGATTCTCGCCGGGTCGCGGACCTCGTCCGTACTCCTGGGTGATGCGTCGATCCTGACGCGACCGATGCTGCGAGTGGTCGCTCCTTTACGTGAGATGGGCGCCAATATCGAGGGAGAGGACGGCGGTCGTTATGCGCCGTTGCGAGTCCGTGGGACGAGCCTGCGTGGGATGGCACACCGTCTTCCGGTCCCAAGTGCGCAGGTGAAGTCCTGCCTCTTGTTGGCCGGCATTGGAGCATCGGGACAGACGTCGGTGTGGGAACCTGCGCGCTCCAGGGACCACACCGAGCGCATGTTGCGCTACTTGGGAGTTCCTGTCGTCGAGTCGCTAAATGGTTTAGTAGTTAAGTCGACAAGGGTCTTTAACGGCAGCCTGGAGGTCCCCGGGGATCTTTCCTCTGCAGCATTTCTGCTGGTGGCAGCCGCAATCTTGCCGGGTTCGTCTATCCGTGTTCGCGATGTCGGGGTCAACCCGACGCGGACCGGCATCCTGGAGGTGCTGAGGGCGTTCGGCGCTGGAGTGGACGTATCAAACGTCCGCGACGTTTGCGGGGAGCCGGTGGGTGACGTGACTGTGACCCATTCGAGCCGCCGCGCGGTGCAGGTTGCAGGGCCGCTGGTGGTCGAAACGATTGACGAGTTGCCTCTCGTAGCCGTTCTCGGGGCGATGGCAGACGACGGGGTCACCGTCGTCCGGGATGCTGCCGAGTTGCGGGTCAAGGAAAGCGATCGCATTGAGGCTGTCGTCGAGAACCTCCGAAGGATGGGCGTCGACTGCGAGGCATCCTCCGACGGGTTCTCAGTGCGGGGGGGAACGGTGCCGCGCGGGGCCGCGGTCAATCCGCGAGGGGACCATCGGATCGCCATGGCCATGGCCGTTCTGGGCCTCGCGGCAGCGGGGACTACGCTCGTCCATGACTGGGGTTGCGTTGCGGTTTCATACCCCGGATTCGAGCACGCGCTGGACCGGGTAGCGGTGCGTTGA
- the cmk gene encoding (d)CMP kinase translates to MTADSSPLGAARARRAPVKRALVIAIDGPAGAGKSTVARGTARALRLAHLDTGAMYRALTAKALEAGIDPSDGPALARLARQMHVEFSPEGLIVDDRPAGREIRTRRVSSTVSAVSAHRGVRRELVRMQRAILSEGNIVAEGRDIGTVVFPRAPVKVFLTASIDERARRRRREMVAAGDDVSFETLKREIARRDALDSGRALSPLAPAADAIIVDSTEKTPRQVIAEIVRLVKAWSNLREPRRAPATKGSR, encoded by the coding sequence ATGACTGCGGACTCCAGCCCACTTGGCGCCGCGCGCGCCCGCCGCGCGCCGGTCAAGCGCGCCCTAGTGATCGCTATTGACGGTCCGGCCGGTGCAGGCAAGAGCACCGTCGCTCGCGGCACGGCCCGCGCCCTTCGCCTCGCGCATCTGGACACTGGGGCGATGTACCGCGCCCTGACTGCAAAGGCGCTGGAAGCCGGCATCGACCCATCCGACGGACCGGCTCTCGCCCGGCTGGCTCGACAGATGCACGTTGAGTTCAGTCCGGAAGGACTGATCGTGGATGACCGCCCGGCGGGCAGAGAGATCCGAACGCGTCGGGTGAGCAGCACGGTGTCTGCCGTTAGCGCGCACCGCGGGGTCCGGCGCGAACTCGTGCGGATGCAGCGTGCGATCCTGAGCGAGGGCAACATCGTCGCCGAGGGGCGAGACATCGGCACCGTCGTGTTTCCTCGTGCTCCCGTCAAAGTGTTCCTGACCGCATCGATCGACGAACGTGCGCGACGCAGGCGTCGAGAGATGGTCGCGGCCGGCGATGACGTCTCGTTCGAAACCCTGAAGCGGGAGATCGCCCGGCGGGACGCGCTGGATTCGGGCCGCGCGCTCTCGCCGCTTGCACCTGCGGCCGATGCCATCATCGTGGATTCGACGGAGAAGACCCCTCGCCAAGTGATCGCTGAGATTGTGCGCCTAGTTAAGGCGTGGTCGAACTTGCGCGAGCCCCGGCGCGCGCCTGCGACGAAGGGATCGCGATGA
- the der gene encoding ribosome biogenesis GTPase Der: MSRLPVVAVVGRANVGKSTLINRILGRREAIEHPEPGVTRDRRGYAANWAGAEFTLIDTGGWEPRARGLTAKVRAQAERAAREADLILVVVDARTGITEDDLAVARGLRGTMTPIIVVANKVDTREIEDEVPGFDRLALGPAFPVSALHGRGSGDLLDVVVERISEVDSTAPDSEGDALAVALVGRPNVGKSSLFNQLVGDERSIVHDLPGTTRDAVDTVAEIGGKRYRFIDTAGMRRRVKDAKGPEYYGLVRSLRAIDEADIAIQVVDVDEGVTEQDQKIANVISEAGCGAVVVLNKWDHVAGEDADSVADDVRDALRFLSWAPIVRTSALTGRGIAKIAPAVEIVRASWEQRVATAELNAWLREGIEGLALGTTERGRPVRIRYITQARTRPPQFVIFASGRLTAGATRAVERRLRGRFGFEGTPIRIATRTPQPRL; the protein is encoded by the coding sequence ATGAGTCGCCTTCCAGTCGTCGCGGTCGTCGGGCGCGCCAACGTCGGCAAGTCCACGCTGATCAACAGGATCCTGGGGCGACGGGAAGCTATCGAGCACCCGGAGCCGGGAGTTACGCGCGACCGCCGAGGATACGCGGCCAACTGGGCCGGCGCTGAATTCACCCTCATCGATACCGGTGGATGGGAGCCGCGAGCTCGCGGCCTGACGGCCAAGGTGCGCGCGCAGGCCGAGCGGGCGGCTCGTGAAGCCGACCTGATCCTGGTTGTAGTCGACGCTCGAACCGGGATCACCGAGGACGACCTGGCGGTAGCTCGCGGTCTTCGAGGAACGATGACTCCGATCATCGTGGTTGCCAACAAGGTCGACACGCGAGAGATCGAGGATGAGGTTCCCGGGTTCGACCGCCTTGCGCTCGGTCCGGCATTCCCCGTCAGCGCCCTTCACGGCCGCGGCTCGGGCGACTTGCTCGATGTCGTTGTGGAGCGGATCTCAGAGGTCGACTCCACGGCACCGGATTCCGAGGGGGACGCTCTCGCGGTTGCCCTCGTAGGTAGGCCGAACGTAGGGAAGTCCTCGCTGTTCAACCAACTTGTCGGAGACGAGAGGTCGATCGTCCACGATCTACCCGGTACGACGCGAGACGCGGTAGACACCGTGGCCGAGATCGGGGGGAAGCGTTACCGCTTCATCGACACGGCAGGCATGCGCCGCCGAGTAAAGGACGCGAAGGGTCCCGAGTACTACGGACTGGTCCGGAGCTTGCGAGCGATCGACGAGGCCGACATCGCCATCCAAGTGGTCGACGTGGACGAGGGAGTGACCGAGCAAGACCAAAAGATTGCCAATGTGATCTCAGAGGCCGGCTGTGGAGCGGTCGTGGTTCTAAACAAGTGGGATCACGTCGCCGGCGAGGATGCCGACAGCGTTGCGGACGACGTTCGCGACGCCCTCAGGTTCTTGTCGTGGGCTCCGATCGTGCGAACATCGGCGCTGACCGGCCGCGGGATCGCCAAGATCGCGCCGGCGGTTGAAATCGTGCGAGCCTCTTGGGAGCAGCGCGTCGCAACGGCAGAACTGAACGCGTGGCTGCGCGAGGGGATCGAGGGATTGGCGCTCGGTACGACCGAACGTGGCAGGCCGGTTCGGATTCGTTACATCACTCAGGCGCGCACCCGGCCCCCGCAGTTCGTCATATTCGCCAGCGGCAGGCTGACTGCCGGTGCGACACGTGCGGTCGAGCGCCGGCTGCGTGGTCGTTTCGGCTTCGAAGGGACTCCGATCCGCATTGCAACGCGGACACCGCAGCCGCGGCTGTAG
- a CDS encoding CDP-alcohol phosphatidyltransferase family protein: protein MTAAPSTPEPSDAILTVPNLLTFARLALVPAFVWLALGPRRMDLAFTLAAVGMATDLVDGKIARRFGQVSKLGVRLDPLSDRLALAAGAVVLIAHHLAPVWVVAAVVVRDAALLFVGVTLIKTAGAEIPPVSRLGKRGSFAVSAGFALFLASGISSIADPSIALRSAAWVFMAPGLLMYYLAAVGYVRAGRRAIAESTGR, encoded by the coding sequence ATGACTGCAGCACCATCGACGCCCGAACCCTCCGATGCGATCCTCACTGTTCCGAACCTACTGACATTCGCTCGCCTTGCGCTCGTACCGGCTTTCGTGTGGCTGGCGCTCGGCCCGAGGCGCATGGATCTCGCATTCACCCTAGCTGCCGTCGGTATGGCGACCGATCTCGTCGACGGGAAGATAGCTCGCCGGTTCGGACAGGTATCGAAGCTCGGCGTGCGCCTCGATCCGCTCTCGGACCGACTGGCGCTTGCGGCCGGCGCGGTGGTGCTCATCGCGCACCACCTGGCTCCGGTCTGGGTGGTGGCGGCCGTCGTTGTTCGCGACGCGGCGCTGCTGTTCGTAGGCGTGACGTTGATCAAGACGGCCGGAGCCGAGATCCCGCCGGTGTCGCGACTGGGCAAGCGCGGCTCGTTCGCGGTTTCCGCTGGTTTCGCGTTGTTTCTCGCCTCGGGCATCTCGAGCATCGCGGATCCGTCGATTGCTCTGCGAAGCGCGGCCTGGGTGTTCATGGCCCCCGGCCTTTTGATGTACTACCTAGCGGCAGTCGGGTATGTGCGCGCTGGCCGGCGCGCGATTGCCGAGAGTACCGGTCGCTGA
- a CDS encoding sugar phosphate nucleotidyltransferase, with protein MKAVIMAGGAGSRLRPLTSNQPKPMVPLANRPLMEHIVLLCKRHGFTDIVVTLQFLASLIRNYFGTGEDLGVQLSYATEESPLGTAGSVKNAQGALDETFLVVSGDALTDIDLEKVVAFHQERRALVTVVLSRQANPLEYGIVVTDEHGRVERFLEKPGWGEVFTDTVNTGIYVIEPEVFADIPDGVSYDFSKDLFPKLLERGAPIYGYVADGYWTDVGNVEAYRKAQQDALEGRVHVEIPGFEIADRVWVGEGAIIDPAARIDGPALIGEHAKVEAGATVREYSVIGNNASVTAGAFLHRAIVYDNAYIGPGATLRGCIIGRNADVRANARIEEGVVVGDDSVIGKGAVLQPNVKVYPYKRVDAGAVITHSIIWESRGARSLFGNYGVSGLINVDITPDFAVRLGMAYATTLKRGASVVMSRDASRAARTIKRALIAGLNGSGVHVQDLEVAPVPVSRFLVRSSRARGGLAIGNVPGDPQSLEIRFIGSDGADIGEPAQRDIERVFFREDVRRAFPDEIGELRYPPRALELYQERLLGALDLDAIKAGGIKSVVDCGFGPTAIVLPGLLGRLGSETLIVNGYVDEARSTILRADREKLLANLSALVRTSRADIGALLETTGESLDFVAAGGRVVSRRTAMLLLVDLASEVFPERPIVVPVSAPSAVEKIVEARGGSVLRSRRSPAAMLRAAVDSGAVLGATEHGAYVFPDAAAAFDAIASFCVLHELLAKTETNVVQRLAALPTGHVVHRALPTAWDRKGTVMRQVATEHRADRTDETEGLKLYHGSAWALVIPDPEDPVTHVWAEGTDEEASEILVDRYAALIEEALD; from the coding sequence ATGAAAGCAGTGATCATGGCGGGTGGCGCCGGAAGTCGTCTGCGCCCACTCACGAGCAACCAGCCAAAGCCGATGGTGCCGTTGGCCAACCGGCCGCTCATGGAGCACATCGTTCTTCTGTGCAAGCGACACGGGTTCACCGACATCGTCGTTACTCTTCAGTTCCTGGCCAGCCTCATCCGCAACTACTTCGGAACCGGTGAGGACCTCGGCGTGCAATTGTCTTACGCGACTGAGGAGTCGCCCCTGGGGACCGCGGGAAGCGTGAAGAATGCTCAGGGCGCGCTCGACGAGACGTTTCTTGTCGTCTCGGGTGATGCGCTGACCGACATCGATCTCGAGAAGGTTGTCGCGTTCCACCAGGAACGGCGCGCGCTCGTCACCGTCGTGCTCTCGAGGCAGGCGAACCCACTGGAGTACGGCATCGTCGTCACCGACGAGCACGGTCGTGTGGAGCGCTTCCTTGAGAAGCCGGGTTGGGGAGAAGTCTTCACGGACACTGTGAACACCGGCATCTACGTCATCGAGCCGGAGGTCTTCGCCGACATCCCCGACGGGGTTTCCTATGACTTCTCCAAGGACTTGTTTCCGAAACTCCTCGAGCGCGGGGCGCCGATCTACGGATACGTGGCCGATGGGTACTGGACCGACGTCGGCAACGTCGAGGCCTACCGTAAGGCTCAGCAGGACGCGCTCGAGGGACGTGTGCACGTTGAGATCCCCGGGTTCGAGATCGCAGACCGCGTCTGGGTGGGCGAGGGGGCCATCATCGACCCGGCCGCTAGGATCGACGGTCCGGCGTTGATTGGAGAGCACGCCAAGGTCGAGGCCGGCGCGACGGTACGCGAGTACTCGGTTATCGGAAACAACGCTTCGGTTACTGCCGGAGCCTTCTTGCACAGAGCCATTGTGTACGACAACGCCTACATCGGACCGGGCGCCACGCTGCGCGGCTGCATCATCGGGCGCAACGCCGACGTACGAGCGAACGCGCGGATCGAGGAAGGGGTCGTCGTCGGGGACGACTCCGTTATCGGCAAAGGCGCGGTGCTCCAACCTAACGTGAAGGTGTACCCGTACAAGCGTGTTGACGCAGGGGCCGTCATTACCCACTCGATCATCTGGGAATCGCGCGGCGCCCGCAGCCTGTTCGGCAATTACGGGGTTTCGGGTCTGATCAACGTGGACATTACGCCGGACTTCGCCGTCCGACTTGGGATGGCTTACGCGACGACGCTGAAGCGCGGGGCAAGCGTCGTGATGAGCCGCGACGCCTCGCGCGCGGCGCGCACGATCAAACGCGCTCTGATCGCCGGATTGAACGGATCCGGTGTGCACGTCCAAGACCTCGAGGTCGCTCCCGTTCCGGTGTCGCGCTTCTTGGTCCGCTCGTCGCGCGCGCGCGGAGGTCTCGCGATCGGCAACGTCCCGGGCGATCCGCAGTCTTTGGAGATCCGCTTCATCGGATCCGACGGTGCTGATATCGGAGAGCCGGCGCAGCGCGACATTGAACGCGTGTTCTTCCGCGAAGACGTTCGACGGGCATTCCCGGACGAAATCGGGGAGTTGCGATACCCGCCGCGCGCCCTCGAGTTGTACCAAGAGAGGCTCTTGGGAGCACTCGATTTGGATGCCATCAAAGCCGGCGGGATAAAAAGCGTCGTCGACTGCGGATTCGGCCCGACTGCCATCGTTTTGCCGGGGCTGCTGGGTCGCCTCGGATCCGAGACTCTCATCGTGAACGGGTATGTGGACGAGGCCCGATCCACCATATTGCGAGCCGACCGCGAGAAGCTCCTCGCCAACCTGTCGGCTTTGGTGCGGACATCACGCGCGGACATCGGCGCGTTGCTGGAGACCACGGGGGAGTCACTGGATTTCGTTGCGGCCGGCGGTCGAGTCGTGTCGCGCCGGACGGCGATGCTGCTCCTGGTGGACCTTGCGAGCGAGGTCTTCCCGGAGCGGCCGATTGTCGTACCCGTGAGCGCGCCATCCGCCGTAGAGAAGATCGTCGAAGCTCGCGGGGGGTCGGTTCTGCGGTCGCGGCGCTCACCGGCGGCCATGCTTCGCGCCGCAGTCGACAGCGGCGCAGTGCTGGGAGCTACCGAGCACGGCGCGTACGTCTTCCCGGATGCCGCGGCAGCCTTCGATGCGATCGCATCCTTCTGCGTGCTGCACGAGCTTCTCGCCAAGACCGAGACCAATGTCGTGCAGAGACTCGCGGCGCTCCCGACTGGGCACGTCGTACACCGCGCCCTCCCGACGGCGTGGGATCGGAAGGGGACGGTCATGCGCCAGGTTGCGACGGAACACCGGGCGGACCGTACCGATGAGACCGAGGGGTTGAAGCTCTACCACGGTAGCGCGTGGGCGCTGGTGATTCCCGATCCGGAGGACCCAGTGACTCACGTTTGGGCAGAGGGGACCGATGAGGAGGCGTCCGAGATTCTTGTCGACCGTTACGCTGCCCTGATCGAGGAAGCTCTGGATTGA
- a CDS encoding DUF881 domain-containing protein, which produces MRTRSILHSVGPAVLVGGLAFALTVQWRAQSAATMALEGRRAGLVRILESRQHRAVELEARIAALQTEIDRAADAAGLRGLAPLQDRVRRLAELAGTTEASGPGIVVTVADAAPQDATAVPSDSRIQDVDIQAVANALWLVGAEAIAVNGQRLVATSAIRNAGDAVLVNYRVLSSPYRVTAIGPAAMRKRFEASATAERFRGWAEIYGLGFEVQGHNRIDVPAYGGPVRARYAKQLD; this is translated from the coding sequence TTGAGAACCCGATCGATCCTGCACTCGGTCGGGCCGGCTGTGCTCGTCGGGGGTTTAGCCTTCGCGTTGACGGTTCAGTGGCGCGCGCAGAGTGCCGCAACGATGGCACTTGAAGGGCGCCGAGCAGGGCTCGTGAGGATTCTCGAGTCGCGACAACATCGCGCGGTCGAGCTCGAGGCTAGGATCGCCGCGTTGCAGACGGAGATAGACCGAGCGGCCGATGCCGCCGGGCTGCGGGGCCTGGCTCCGCTTCAGGATCGCGTGCGACGCCTGGCGGAACTGGCAGGGACGACGGAGGCGAGCGGCCCCGGCATCGTGGTGACTGTGGCGGACGCCGCCCCGCAAGACGCCACCGCCGTCCCGTCGGACTCGCGCATCCAAGACGTCGACATCCAGGCCGTTGCTAACGCGCTATGGCTCGTCGGCGCTGAAGCGATCGCGGTAAACGGCCAGCGACTTGTTGCGACCAGTGCTATCCGCAACGCCGGGGACGCCGTTCTCGTGAACTACCGAGTGCTGTCCTCGCCGTATCGCGTTACTGCAATCGGGCCGGCGGCTATGCGGAAACGTTTCGAGGCTTCCGCGACGGCAGAGCGTTTCCGAGGTTGGGCGGAGATCTACGGCCTCGGCTTCGAAGTCCAGGGGCACAACCGGATCGACGTGCCCGCCTACGGGGGACCCGTCCGGGCTCGATACGCAAAGCAGTTGGACTGA
- a CDS encoding small basic family protein, protein MLVIVSLLVGIGLGLVVHPDVPAEVAPYLPMAVMAALDSVFGGLRARFEGTFNDRVFVVSFLSNAILAALLVWAGNRLGVQDMSIAVVVVFGVRIFQNLAALRRILFHA, encoded by the coding sequence ATGCTTGTGATCGTCTCGCTGTTGGTAGGGATCGGACTCGGTTTGGTGGTGCATCCCGACGTGCCGGCTGAGGTCGCCCCCTATCTGCCGATGGCGGTCATGGCCGCTTTGGACAGCGTTTTTGGAGGGCTAAGAGCCCGATTCGAAGGCACATTCAACGATCGAGTGTTCGTGGTGTCCTTCCTGTCGAATGCGATTCTGGCCGCGCTGCTGGTATGGGCCGGAAATCGGTTGGGCGTCCAAGACATGTCGATCGCGGTGGTGGTCGTGTTCGGGGTTAGGATCTTTCAGAACCTCGCGGCGCTGCGCCGCATCCTCTTCCACGCATGA
- a CDS encoding DUF881 domain-containing protein: MSKLGSGRQPGQPSAGGATASRGHVVIAITVAILGFLLATQLRAQQDLPERLKIERESDLGQILAQLTTRNDLLEEEILNLRVRLADVSGSAEQRRALLDEATARMNALRVMLGIAAVKGPGIVMTVEDPQGTVGPEVLLDAVQELRDAGAEAIEVGMVRVVAATSFAGNPGEITVGSRSLTPPYVVRAVGASATLAEAMRIPGGFQDSLTARAGASVRILRSSSVSILSTSTTPAFTYAQPRARR, encoded by the coding sequence ATGAGCAAGCTTGGGTCGGGTCGCCAGCCGGGGCAACCGTCCGCCGGCGGGGCGACTGCATCGCGCGGGCACGTTGTCATCGCCATCACCGTGGCTATCCTTGGCTTCTTACTGGCTACACAGCTTCGCGCGCAGCAGGACCTTCCAGAGAGGCTCAAGATCGAGCGGGAATCCGACCTCGGGCAGATCCTGGCCCAGCTAACGACTCGCAACGATTTGCTTGAGGAGGAGATTCTGAACCTGCGTGTTCGTCTCGCGGACGTGTCGGGTTCGGCGGAGCAGCGCAGGGCGCTCCTCGACGAGGCGACGGCTCGCATGAACGCCCTACGCGTGATGCTGGGAATCGCTGCAGTCAAGGGGCCGGGAATCGTGATGACGGTCGAGGATCCGCAGGGCACGGTCGGCCCGGAGGTCCTGTTGGATGCAGTGCAGGAGTTGCGCGACGCAGGTGCGGAAGCCATCGAGGTGGGAATGGTGCGAGTTGTGGCAGCGACATCCTTCGCCGGGAATCCGGGCGAAATCACCGTCGGGAGCAGATCGCTCACGCCGCCCTACGTTGTGCGTGCGGTAGGAGCCTCCGCCACCCTGGCGGAGGCGATGCGGATTCCGGGGGGATTCCAGGACTCCCTGACCGCGCGAGCCGGGGCCTCTGTTCGCATCCTGCGATCGAGTTCTGTCAGTATCCTTTCGACCAGCACTACCCCAGCATTCACATATGCGCAGCCACGCGCCCGGAGGTGA